The bacterium genome includes a region encoding these proteins:
- a CDS encoding sulfocyanin-like copper-binding protein, which translates to MIAGVVFVALGPAGPAPQPGWAAAGLPAWVTVSAARKRVVLTVTASSTGANGTLNFNGYAAGQMTVTVPAGWRVHVDFVNAGAGALPHSLEVIRTVPPSKLPTQGIAPAIAGAESGELVPGVPPLQRDSFEFTARPAGAYLWICGVPAHAIQGMWNRFVVSASAKAPSVTVK; encoded by the coding sequence GTGATCGCCGGCGTCGTCTTCGTGGCACTCGGCCCGGCCGGTCCCGCACCTCAACCGGGATGGGCGGCCGCCGGCCTGCCGGCGTGGGTCACGGTGAGCGCCGCCCGGAAGCGCGTGGTCCTGACCGTGACGGCGTCGTCGACCGGTGCGAACGGTACGCTCAACTTCAACGGCTACGCCGCAGGACAGATGACGGTCACGGTGCCCGCCGGATGGCGGGTCCACGTCGATTTTGTGAACGCCGGCGCGGGCGCGCTGCCGCACAGCCTCGAGGTGATCCGCACCGTGCCGCCCTCGAAGCTCCCGACGCAGGGGATCGCTCCCGCGATCGCCGGCGCGGAGTCCGGGGAGCTGGTCCCCGGCGTTCCTCCGTTGCAGCGCGACAGCTTCGAGTTCACGGCGCGGCCCGCCGGGGCCTACCTGTGGATCTGCGGGGTGCCGGCGCACGCCATCCAGGGAATGTGGAATCGGTTTGTGGTCAGCGCGAGTGCCAAAGCGCCGTCGGTCACGGTCAAATGA